The stretch of DNA CCGTCAGATCATACGATTTGATGGATAGAATGAACGAGTTCTCCGCCCTTTCGTATTTTTATAGGGGTAGTAGACAGTAGATGAGGAAAAAAAGAGCGATGCGCGAATTACAACCCCAACGAGTCCGATCGCGCGAAGGCCTGCCCAATCCCGTGCCGATCGGGTCAGACCGCACCAGTTCGCCCGCACCCGCACGCACGGAGGCAACCCTTTCTCCCTCCTTCCTCCTGTGGCCTTGCCTGCTTACGACGTACCACCCCCACCGCCCCGCGAGCATTCCACCGGTCCCTGATCTCCGGCGACGCCACTGCCTCCGGCAACCCAATACCGCAATATAGATCTTCGGTGGCCTCCTCCGGAGCCCCTCCTATTGCCAGGACCCACCACCTGTCTCTTCCAGGCTCATCCGTtgcaaaccctaaccctagctcccgGTGCGGGCTGCGTAGGTGCGTCCCCTGCTACATCGAATGCCCGTCTCGGTACCCTTCTGTCTTGCGCCGTCGCCTAGGGTCGCAATTGAGGTGTTGAGTAGGCACCGTGCTGCGGGGGGAGACATGTTCGAGTGGCGTTACTGTGCTGTTGCTCTTGAATTGCGCTTCATTTGTGTTACGCGTGGAGGAATGCCCGTGCTAGTCTTCCCTATGTATTCGGCAGTGTGTATACAGTAGTCGTTGGCATGGCTGGGCTTGAACTGCGCCGTGGTTTGGGATGTTGGCACGGTGTGTCCCTCCAAGTGTGTGAGATGACGTGGAATATAGATGAAAATGTGATATTTGTTTTGCCCAGTTATCCAGGGCATGCACTGTGTTTGAACGGATACTGGTCAGGATAGCCATCTGTTGTTATGTGTGCTTTGTTCGAATGCAAAAGGTTGTAATGTCGTTGCGCATGCTCGTTCCATTGGGCAGAGGATGATGCATGTCATATTTGGCTGGGCAATTATTGTGCTTATAAAAACCCTTAATTTGATTTTTAGTATGGATTGATTTTATTCTGGTTTACATGATCAATTATTTGTTCGCAGCTCTGTTTATTATTGTTTTCTGTAGTTATCTTGTTGTTTATGACGGTCTATCAGTTTACAGGTCAGGTTTTTATTGTGTCTTGCGAATTTGTGAGGAGGTCATGCTCGTTTGATGGCTTGGAGTTCTGAGAAAATGCGCTTGTAGTGATGTATGGGCAAAGCTTGCTTCTGTGGTCAAGTGGATACTGAGCCGTGCTCTATGGGAGGAATTGTTGAATGTGGTCTGAGCACTGACACAAAAACTTCCCCTCGCCGTGTGGCCATAGAGAAAGCTCAGGAGGAGCTGAGGTACATCTACCACCATGTTATTCTTCACTTTACGTTTTTGATGGATACCTGATACCTTTCTGTACACAAACTTCAGGCAGGAATATGATGTCCGTGAAGAACGGAGGAGGGAGCTTGAGTTTTTAGTTAAGGTACGTGCGAACTACATCATCATATGGTGTTGTCCATTTTCATTTTCCCCTGGTTTATTCACCTATCATGCAGGGAGGCAATCCCTTGGATTTCAAACTTGGACATGTAGTGTCGCTGAGTGTACAGTCCACTTCTGTCACAGATCAGATAGCCGAACAAAATGTGATGAGGTGATAATTAGTTCCTGATCTGTCATGTGATAACACTTACATTGTTATTGGTTGATTTAAGTCTTTAGTTCTTTCTTGCACTGCAGTGAAGCAAAAGGTAGTTTCACATTTGCTGCATCACCTCATGGAGATTCGTTTGGTAGTAGTGGCAGACCAGGAAGTTCATGTCGTGAAGCCAACACAGCTGATAATCTTATGCTTTTAGATGGAGATACCAGCAAAATAGGTGGGGAGAAACTTGTGAAACGCGGTACTAAAAGAAGTAACACACCTCAACCCGAGATGTCCTTTTGCAATGATGGCCAGAATAACACAAAAGAAGCTGAAGATTCTGGTCTGTTCCGCCATGGGGCAAAGAGCCAAGCGTATGCTCGACGCAGGTCAAAGTCAAGCAGGGAGAATGTAAATACTGTGCCTATTAGGTCTCCACCAGTTCCTCCTTTAAGTTCTCATCGGGAAGATACAAAAGGTGTAGTACAAGAAGCAAAaaatgatgatcatggcgcctcATCCAGTGCGGCTCCAATACCGAGAAGTTCAAATGGTAACGATATGTTGAATAATGCGCCAAATAATCAAATGGCAGTGAAGATGTGCAGTGTTCAAGCAATTCATGAAGGCAGGCAAGAAGAAAAACAGGAAATAACGAACAACCAACATGTTACTCTAGCTCCCGAAATCTCATCAAACAGTGTGTTTGATAATTCACAGCATGCTGGAGGTGGCCAGATGCCTAGTGCAGCTGCTTCTGCCGAATCTCCTCATGCTATTACAAAAGAAGCTTCTTCAAGGACAGCTTCTTTGCCATCTACACACAACGAAATCTTTAGAGAAGCACACACTCCTGAAAAGGCAGATATCAGTTGCTCTGACAAAAGAATGGTTTATGCTCATGCAGTTGATATCGAAAATGAGGCTTCTGTTCTGCAGCCAGCCATAGAAACTGCTAGATCTAATGAAAATGAAGTGGATCTAACTTGTACAGATGCCACCAAGACTACTGATGAGCATTCAGGTAAAAATGCTAATTTTGTATCAGTGAAGGTTGGTGAAAATTCTGATGAAGGCTTGAGTAACACAGTACCTGGTGATAACGACAACAAAAGAGATGACCAACTGGAAGGCCGTAGCAGCCCCACTGCTGTGGTTGACGGATGTGCTGTTGTACATCCAGAAGTCTGCACTGCTGTGAAAGATGAAATTGAAGTTTGTAACGACGTGGCTGACTTGCAAAAGGATACAGGACGTCCTGCTACTTCTGACCACAACAAAGTGACTAAGGAGGCAGGTTCTGATTTGGATAGAAACAACAACTGTTCCAGTGCTTTGAGTGGCTCCGATAAGTTGGCTTCTGTTGATGTGCCCCCTGCTTCGCTCACAGAGGATATGCCTAATCCTGTGCTATCAACTAAATATTCTACATGTAACTTTGACAACGATGTTACAAAATGTAGCCGAAATGATGCAAGAGTTACGAAAAAGGAATGTGAAGATCCTATTATGATAAAGAAGGAATATGAAGATTCTATCCTTAGAAGGGCTCGGTTTATAGAGGTATGGTCATATAATGCTCTCCTTTTATGCCAGTATTCTTGTTACTGAAAAGGAAGTCATTACTTGACAGCTGAACGTTAAGAGAGCTGGTGAACAAGCTCTTTGCAATATTTCTTTGGAGAAGAAGCGGAAAAGTCACTGGGAATTTGTTCTGGAGGAGATGGCTTGGATGGCAAATGATTTCATGCAGGTACTTCTTCAACTGATCTTATTTTCTTCATTGCACTCATATGAGCTGTAAGATTTCTTATGTTGTTGTTTAACGTTGTTGTTACATACATGTAACCTAACTATATCCTATATAATAGGAGCGTCTGTGGAGAAGTACAGCTGCAGCCCAGATGTGCAACTGGATTGCTTCCAGTGGCCGAGCAGCATTTGAAGAAGCTATTGTTCACAGAAAGCAGAAATCTGCTGCTAGAATTCTGGCCAAGGGCATAATCAATTTTTGGCGTTCAGCTGAGACTTTACGAGCTACTAGTGGTGAGATTCCTAAAGCGTCACAAATAGAGAAATCAAAGGGGATTGAAGAAATGAAGCTTGCTGGCACCAAAGCAGAAAAAGAACTGGTATTAAAAATCAATAAAACATTAATCATTTATTTATATTTTCCATATTCGTTGATTCTGATGAGTATTACATGTAACGGCTAGGGTGGTTTTGGCTTTCTTGTAGCCTCAGAATGAAATAGCTACAAATGTTGCTTCATGTCATTTTTTTGAAGTGCATAAACTTTGTTGTAGACTTATTAGGCTTGATATGTTTGCAAGTTGCAACTGCAAGGTTGATGTGATTTATGGAATTTGAACAGGGTGATGAATCCTTTGAACAAGAGAAGCCTAGGTGGTCTCACCACCATTATATTCAGAGTTACGCTCTTCGGTTTCTGGAGTTCAACTGTAATGTGTCTGAGTGTCTTTCATTAGCTGAAGCACCATCAACTCCAGACAGGCTAAATGATTTTGGCATTTTAAAAGTGCCAGATGAACTTTCAGAAGTAATCTATCTGGCTCTATGGTTTTGACAATTTCCTTCTTTCTTTACGTCCTTTTGCATTCCATCTCATTCTATATGATTTACTTAATAAAGCCTGGTACCATTTTTGTTAGTATGAGAAGAACATGCACAAATAACTTGCCTAAATATTGGTTAATGATACATTTCCTATCTTTCAGACAAATCTCTTTTATGAGGTAGCCCCTGGTGCAATGCACACATACAGAGAGTCTGTGGGGTGTATATCTGTTTATAATAAGGTAAGATGATACTTTCGGTACACCAAAGCAGCAATTTTGCCCTTTTTCCATCTTGTGGGAGTTCTGTTAAAATGTGATTGGGGCTTTAACTATTTAGTATTTTGTTGCtcaaacaaaatctacttagtgttTGTCCTGGCAAATATTTCAGTTGCTTCAGTCGTGGAGTGTACAAAATTCTTGCACATCTAAATTTAGTGTTCTGTTGCTTTCAAGAGATTAATTGGTGTTATGGGCTCAATGGACATTTGATATTACCAGTTGTCATTTCAATGTTAAATTACTAACAAGAACATTTATGCTATAAATTGAGGAATTACACATATAAGTCTCCATGTTTACTACTTGCATCATTCTATTTATTACTATATTCCAAAGTTAACTTCTTTTGTATCCATGTACTGTCAAATTAACTATTTCTGTATTACAGAAATTTGTTAACACTGAACACAAGGAGGATTATGAGCCATCTACATGCGATTATGTTCCAGGTTTATATACCACTCCTTCTCAATACCTGTAACGTGATGCAATCTTCTTATCAACGTTTCATTTTTTTGTTTAGATTTACATAGGGAAAATGCATATGAAGATGATGAAGCCGAGGCATACACTTATTTATTGCCTGAAACATATGATGGTGGCTTGGCATCGAAATCGAGTCACAAGAAGAAACAACAGCAGAGGATGAATGGCAGAAGGCCGTATGATAATGGTGTTGATCTGCCTTATGATCCATGCTCGGAGAGCAAGCCAGGAAACCATCCATTTTTATCGAATAGTAAAAGACCTCCAGATTTCCTTTCCATTCCTACAAAACGCATACGGACAGCTGCTAGACAGCGAGTTGCAAGCCCATTCTCTGCTGGTGTTGCCGGAACCCCTCAGTTCACAAGTAAAACAGATGCCTCTAGTGGAGACACAAACTCCTGCCAAGATGATCAAAGTTCATTACAAGGCGGTTTTGTCCCCAGGAAGAATGCAGATATTGAATCCACTGTTGACTTTGACAGACAATTTATATATGATGGCAGTGAGGTGTCTACTAagtctaaaaagaagaaaaagccTAAGCACCCCGGGTACAAGGCACCACAAAGTGTGACCGAGTCCTATACCTTGATGTCTGGAAAGGTCAGATTCTCAATGCAATTCTCTTCATTGTTCTGTGAACTGTGGTTGGTAGAGAAAGTTTATTCTGCTTATGTTTCAGGCCATTGCCCATGATCCTAGGCCTCAGGTTGATTTGATTGCTCAATATGAGCAGGTATTATGTTTAGCTGTATGTGATTAAGCAGCCAACATTCTTACGGTCAATCCATTAGGTTGTGCTTGGTCAAACTGAATACTGATACTCCAGCAAGGAATACAATTCTTCCAAATAGCCCTGTAGTCATTTTGAAGCGGCTACACATACATGTTCTAGCAACAAACTAGTGAACATCATGCTAAAATGGTGTTTGAAGGCACGCAAGTGAACTATAGCATAACATAATTGATTGATTTCAGTCATCCTTTATGAGTTATGGAGTGTATTCTAGTTTGAGATTAAGAGAGTACTGTAGGGTAACCCTATGCAGCACTGTGAGCCTCCAAAGTTCAGTACCACCAAACATTTCTGAATAGAACTACAGTAAGCATGTAGTTTCTCTAATTTCTGGATACTGTCTCTTTCCTGTACCAGAAGGATTATTTGAAGAAAAGACAGGAGGCTAATCAGTTTGATTCAAATGGGAATACTGGTAACTTTTTTGTCTCTGCTTCAGACATATTTTTATCGGCATATAACATGAGAATTATTGGTTCTTATTTGAGGGGGCACGAGAATAACTTCTGACATGTTAGATGCTGATCTATTAACAGTGGTAAATGGTCAGCATGCTTCTAAGAAGACTAAACTGTTACATCAAGCGCCAGATATTTCATTAGAGGCTCTTACACCAGTTGGCCCACTGGCTTCTCCGGCAGCATCACAAATGAGTAACATGGTAAACCCGACGAAGATTATAAAGATCATCACTAATCGGGATCGTGGAAGAAAAAGTAAAGCACTGAAGGTATTCATATGTTTTGACATTTTGGTCGTATATATGTTTTGCACCTTTATCTGCATATAGCCATAGACACTGTTTTACTGTGCTGCGCCTTTTCCTTTACAAATGAAAACCATTTTTCTTTGCACATGCATTACTTTTCTTTGTTAGCAATTAAAACTATTTGAGTTTGAATTCATTATTTGCTGAAACCAAATTGATGTTAATAGTTTATGTACTTCTGGAAGGGGAGCCTTGGCGTAGTGGTAAAGCTGCTTACAGAAATGTAGGGAAAGGCTGCGTACAATAGAcccaaagtggtcggacccttccccggaccctgcgcaagcgggagctGCATGCACCGGGCTGCCCCCTTTTTTTTAGTTATGTACTTCTGATTGTAGTACTATCAATTAGATAACTAAGTTCTCTTGTGTAACTGAATGGACTGCTCAATTACCCAGGAAGCTTTTCCTTCTCATTGGTTGCTGAACTGCAGTATGCGCTTCCTTATGTCACAACTAGGGCTGGGAACTAACTGAGTTCAAGAAAAGACAGACATCCCAGGAAGCTTTTCCTTCNNNNNNNNNNNNNNNNNNNNNNNNNNNNNNNNNNNNNNNNNNNNNNNNNNNNNNNNNNNNNNNNNNNNNNNNNNNNNNNNNNNNNNNNNNNNNNNNNNNNNNNNNNNNNNNNNNNNNNNNNNNNNNNNNNNNNNNNNNNNNNNNNNNNNNNNNNNNNNNNNNNNNNNNNNNNNNNNNNNNNNNNNNNNNNNNNNNNNNNNNNNNNNNNNNNNNNNNNNNNNNNNNNNNNNNNNNNNNNNNNNNNNNNNNNNNNNNNNNNNNNNNNNNNNNNNNNNNNNNNNNNNNNNNNNNNN from Triticum urartu cultivar G1812 chromosome 3, Tu2.1, whole genome shotgun sequence encodes:
- the LOC125543803 gene encoding chromatin modification-related protein EAF1 A-like isoform X1, yielding MGKACFCGQVDTEPCSMGGIVECGLSTDTKTSPRRVAIEKAQEELRQEYDVREERRRELEFLVKGGNPLDFKLGHVVSLSVQSTSVTDQIAEQNVMSEAKGSFTFAASPHGDSFGSSGRPGSSCREANTADNLMLLDGDTSKIGGEKLVKRGTKRSNTPQPEMSFCNDGQNNTKEAEDSGLFRHGAKSQAYARRRSKSSRENVNTVPIRSPPVPPLSSHREDTKGVVQEAKNDDHGASSSAAPIPRSSNGNDMLNNAPNNQMAVKMCSVQAIHEGRQEEKQEITNNQHVTLAPEISSNSVFDNSQHAGGGQMPSAAASAESPHAITKEASSRTASLPSTHNEIFREAHTPEKADISCSDKRMVYAHAVDIENEASVLQPAIETARSNENEVDLTCTDATKTTDEHSGKNANFVSVKVGENSDEGLSNTVPGDNDNKRDDQLEGRSSPTAVVDGCAVVHPEVCTAVKDEIEVCNDVADLQKDTGRPATSDHNKVTKEAGSDLDRNNNCSSALSGSDKLASVDVPPASLTEDMPNPVLSTKYSTCNFDNDVTKCSRNDARVTKKECEDPIMIKKEYEDSILRRARFIELNVKRAGEQALCNISLEKKRKSHWEFVLEEMAWMANDFMQERLWRSTAAAQMCNWIASSGRAAFEEAIVHRKQKSAARILAKGIINFWRSAETLRATSGEIPKASQIEKSKGIEEMKLAGTKAEKELGDESFEQEKPRWSHHHYIQSYALRFLEFNCNVSECLSLAEAPSTPDRLNDFGILKVPDELSETNLFYEVAPGAMHTYRESVGCISVYNKKFVNTEHKEDYEPSTCDYVPDLHRENAYEDDEAEAYTYLLPETYDGGLASKSSHKKKQQQRMNGRRPYDNGVDLPYDPCSESKPGNHPFLSNSKRPPDFLSIPTKRIRTAARQRVASPFSAGVAGTPQFTSKTDASSGDTNSCQDDQSSLQGGFVPRKNADIESTVDFDRQFIYDGSEVSTKSKKKKKPKHPGYKAPQSVTESYTLMSGKKDYLKKRQEANQFDSNGNTVVNGQHASKKTKLLHQAPDISLEALTPVGPLASPAASQMSNMVNPTKIIKIITNRDRGRKSKALKEAFPSHWLLNCSMRFLMSQLGLGTN
- the LOC125543803 gene encoding chromatin modification-related protein EAF1 A-like isoform X2; amino-acid sequence: MGKACFCGQVDTEPCSMGGIVECGLSTDTKTSPRRVAIEKAQEELRQEYDVREERRRELEFLVKGGNPLDFKLGHVVSLSVQSTSVTDQIAEQNVMSEAKGSFTFAASPHGDSFGSSGRPGSSCREANTADNLMLLDGDTSKIGGEKLVKRGTKRSNTPQPEMSFCNDGQNNTKEAEDSGLFRHGAKSQAYARRRSKSSRENVNTVPIRSPPVPPLSSHREDTKGVVQEAKNDDHGASSSAAPIPRSSNGNDMLNNAPNNQMAVKMCSVQAIHEGRQEEKQEITNNQHVTLAPEISSNSVFDNSQHAGGGQMPSAAASAESPHAITKEASSRTASLPSTHNEIFREAHTPEKADISCSDKRMVYAHAVDIENEASVLQPAIETARSNENEVDLTCTDATKTTDEHSGKNANFVSVKVGENSDEGLSNTVPGDNDNKRDDQLEGRSSPTAVVDGCAVVHPEVCTAVKDEIEVCNDVADLQKDTGRPATSDHNKVTKEAGSDLDRNNNCSSALSGSDKLASVDVPPASLTEDMPNPVLSTKYSTCNFDNDVTKCSRNDARVTKKECEDPIMIKKEYEDSILRRARFIELNVKRAGEQALCNISLEKKRKSHWEFVLEEMAWMANDFMQERLWRSTAAAQMCNWIASSGRAAFEEAIVHRKQKSAARILAKGIINFWRSAETLRATSGEIPKASQIEKSKGIEEMKLAGTKAEKELGDESFEQEKPRWSHHHYIQSYALRFLEFNCNVSECLSLAEAPSTPDRLNDFGILKVPDELSETNLFYEVAPGAMHTYRESVGCISVYNKKFVNTEHKEDYEPSTCDYVPDLHRENAYEDDEAEAYTYLLPETYDGGLASKSSHKKKQQQRMNGRRPYDNGVDLPYDPCSESKPGNHPFLSNSKRPPDFLSIPTKRIRTAARQRVASPFSAGVAGTPQFTSKTDASSGDTNSCQDDQSSLQGGFVPRKNADIESTVDFDRQFIYDGSEVSTKSKKKKKPKHPGYKAPQSVTESYTLMSGKAIAHDPRPQVDLIAQYEQVLCLAVCD